A single Perognathus longimembris pacificus isolate PPM17 chromosome 17, ASM2315922v1, whole genome shotgun sequence DNA region contains:
- the Nol11 gene encoding nucleolar protein 11 isoform X1: MAALEEEFTLSTVVLSAGPDGLLGVEPSNKTDQFLVTDSCRTVVLYKVSDQKPLGSWSVKQGQSITCPAVCNFQTGEYIIVHDNKVLRIWNNEDVNLEKVFKATLSAEIYRIHSIQGTEPWVLFKEGAVRGLEALLAEPQQKIETVISDGEVIKWTKLFMVYRHPVLIFVTEKLGNYFAYVQMCKSHNLTKYALILGQEEKSVTPNFTAHVDRKFIYLMSLCCDGCIYETLIPIYSSDVERDQRVVSSLLLKTVVTASARNGVGLTALDSDHVAVLGSPLPVSKECLSIWNTKFQTLQTSKELPQGTSGQLWYYGENLFMLHGKFLTVIPYKCEVSSLAGALGKLKHDQNQDLQAMPHFANWEASQELGFGSYKSEPSRKMVRRRKMETHLQPEGPACEQLLSAIKKASEKHIEVELRKFLAKWTPDFHSVIGDLVTGLLGRCKAEPSFYPRNCLMLLIQTRVLSYSLCPGLMELALEQTDVQMLQLCLQQFPDVPESVTCACLKVFLSIGDDSLQEININMESVFDCSDTVQDEKMEEQTKILQNGFNREDSSCSNCNQELNKKPQGAANATTSCPVTPKRAALLNAILHSAYSEPFLLPHLKDIPAKHITLFLQYLYFLYLKCSGNAPMTLPGTHPPTLSQIMDWICLLLDANFTVVLMIPEAKRLLINLYKFVKSQISVYSELNKIEVSFRELQKLNQEKKNRDLYSIEVLELF, translated from the exons ATGGCAGCCTTGGAAGAAGAGTTCACGTTGTCTACCGTAGTCCTAAGTGCTGGCCCTGACGGACTCCTCGGCGTGGAGCCGAGCAACAAGACAGACCAGTTTCTGGTGACGGACAGCTGCAGGACGGTCGTCCTCTATAAG gttTCTGATCAGAAACCCTTGGGAAGCTGGTCAGTGAAACAAGGTCAATCTATAACATGTCCAGCTGTATGCAACTTTCAAACTGGAGAATATATCATTGTACATGATAATAAG GTTTTGAGAATATGGAATAATGAAGATGTAAACCTGGAAAAAGTATTTAAAGCTACA TTGTCAGCTGAGATCTATAGGATACACTCAATACAAGGGACAGAGCCATGGGTCCTATTCAAAGAAGGGGCTGTCCGTGGATTAGAGGCCTTGCTTGCAGAGCCCCAGCAGAAAATCGAAACTGTCATCTCTGATGGAGAAGTGATTAa gtggacAAAGCTTTTCATGGTATATAGACatcctgttttaatttttgttactgAAAAA CTTGGCAATTATTTTGCTTATGTACAAATGTGCAAATCACATAACTTAACAAAATATGCACTCATACTTGGACAAGAAGAAAAATCAGTTACACCAAATTTTACTGCACATGTAGATCGGAAGTTCATCTATTTGATGTCATTAT GCTGTGATGGCTGCATATATGAAACCTTGATACCAATATATTCAAGCGACGTGGAAAGGGACCAGCGGGTTGTTAGCTCACTATTGCTCAAGACTGTGGTGACAGCTAGTGCTCGAAATGGTGTTGGGCTCACTGCCCTGGATTCAGATCACGTGGCAGTCCTGGGGTCTCCACTGCCAGTTTCTAAGG AATGCCTTTCCATATGGAACACAAAATTTCAAACATTACAGACTTCAAAAGAGCTACCACAAGGGACCAGTGGACAA ctcTGGTATTATGGGGAAAATTTGTTTATGTTACACGGGAAGTTTCTAACTGTGATTCCATACAAGTGTGAAGTTTCATCATTGGCAGGTGCCCTGGGGAAACTCAAGCATGATCAAAATCAAG aCCTTCAGGCCATGCCCCATTTTGCAAACTGGGAAGCCTCTCAGGAATTGGGATTTGGATCCTACAAGTCAGAGCCGTCAAGGAAAATG GtaaggagaaggaaaatggaaaCACATTTGCAGCCAGAAGGCCCAGCATGTGAACAACTTTTATCAGCCATAAAG AAAGCTTCTGAGAAACATATTGAAGTAGAACTGCGCAAATTTCTGGCTAAGTGGACCCCTGACTTCCATAGTGTCATCGGAGACTTAGTAacaggacttctgggaagatgtaaAGCAGAACCATCCTTTTATCCTCGGAACTGCCTCATGCTGCTCATCCAAACTCGTGTGCTTTCCTACAG CTTGTGTCCCGGATTAATGGAGCTTGCCTTAGAACAAACAGATGTGCAGATGTTACAGCTCTGTCTACAGCAGTTCCCTGACGTTCCTGAGTCAGTCACCTGTGCTTGCTTAAAAGTTTTCTTGAG CATTGGTGATGACAGTCTTCAAGAAATTAATATCAATATGGAGTCAGTTTTTGATTGTAGTGATACTGTACAagatgagaaaatggaagagCAAACTAAAATCCTTCAAAACGGCTTCAATCGGGAAGACAGCAGCTGCAGTAACTGTAACCAGGAGTTAAATAAAAAGCCCCAGGGGGCAGCAAATGCGACCACCTCATGCCCTGTGACCCCGAAGAGAGCAGCTCTGCT AAATGCAATTCTTCACTCAGCATACAGCGAGCCATTTCTTCTGCCACACTTGAAGGACATCCCTGCCAAACACATCACT ctATTTCTCCAGTATCTGTATTTCCTTTATCTGAAGTGCAGTGGAAATGCTCCCATGACTCTTCCTGGAACACACCCTCCAACCCTGAGCCAG ATCATGGATTGGATATGCCTTCTCCTAGATGCTAATTTTACTGTTGTCCTAATGATACCAGAAGCAAAAAGGTTACTGATAAATCTTTACAAGTTTGTGAAGTCCCAG ATAAGTGTCTATTCTGAGCTCAACAAGATAGAAGTAAGTTTTCGAGAGCTACAGAAATTGaatcaagagaagaaaaatagagatttATATTCAATTGAAGTGCTGGAACTCTTCTGA
- the Nol11 gene encoding nucleolar protein 11 isoform X2 — protein sequence MAALEEEFTLSTVVLSAGPDGLLGVEPSNKTDQFLVTDSCRTVVLYKVSDQKPLGSWSVKQGQSITCPAVCNFQTGEYIIVHDNKVLRIWNNEDVNLEKVFKATLSAEIYRIHSIQGTEPWVLFKEGAVRGLEALLAEPQQKIETVISDGEVIKWTKLFMVYRHPVLIFVTEKLGNYFAYVQMCKSHNLTKYALILGQEEKSVTPNFTAHVDRKFIYLMSLCCDGCIYETLIPIYSSDVERDQRVVSSLLLKTVVTASARNGVGLTALDSDHVAVLGSPLPVSKECLSIWNTKFQTLQTSKELPQGTSGQLWYYGENLFMLHGKFLTVIPYKCEVSSLAGALGKLKHDQNQDLQAMPHFANWEASQELGFGSYKSEPSRKMVRRRKMETHLQPEGPACEQLLSAIKKASEKHIEVELRKFLAKWTPDFHSVIGDLVTGLLGRCKAEPSFYPRNCLMLLIQTRVLSYSLCPGLMELALEQTDVQMLQLCLQQFPDVPESVTCACLKVFLSDTVQDEKMEEQTKILQNGFNREDSSCSNCNQELNKKPQGAANATTSCPVTPKRAALLNAILHSAYSEPFLLPHLKDIPAKHITLFLQYLYFLYLKCSGNAPMTLPGTHPPTLSQIMDWICLLLDANFTVVLMIPEAKRLLINLYKFVKSQISVYSELNKIEVSFRELQKLNQEKKNRDLYSIEVLELF from the exons ATGGCAGCCTTGGAAGAAGAGTTCACGTTGTCTACCGTAGTCCTAAGTGCTGGCCCTGACGGACTCCTCGGCGTGGAGCCGAGCAACAAGACAGACCAGTTTCTGGTGACGGACAGCTGCAGGACGGTCGTCCTCTATAAG gttTCTGATCAGAAACCCTTGGGAAGCTGGTCAGTGAAACAAGGTCAATCTATAACATGTCCAGCTGTATGCAACTTTCAAACTGGAGAATATATCATTGTACATGATAATAAG GTTTTGAGAATATGGAATAATGAAGATGTAAACCTGGAAAAAGTATTTAAAGCTACA TTGTCAGCTGAGATCTATAGGATACACTCAATACAAGGGACAGAGCCATGGGTCCTATTCAAAGAAGGGGCTGTCCGTGGATTAGAGGCCTTGCTTGCAGAGCCCCAGCAGAAAATCGAAACTGTCATCTCTGATGGAGAAGTGATTAa gtggacAAAGCTTTTCATGGTATATAGACatcctgttttaatttttgttactgAAAAA CTTGGCAATTATTTTGCTTATGTACAAATGTGCAAATCACATAACTTAACAAAATATGCACTCATACTTGGACAAGAAGAAAAATCAGTTACACCAAATTTTACTGCACATGTAGATCGGAAGTTCATCTATTTGATGTCATTAT GCTGTGATGGCTGCATATATGAAACCTTGATACCAATATATTCAAGCGACGTGGAAAGGGACCAGCGGGTTGTTAGCTCACTATTGCTCAAGACTGTGGTGACAGCTAGTGCTCGAAATGGTGTTGGGCTCACTGCCCTGGATTCAGATCACGTGGCAGTCCTGGGGTCTCCACTGCCAGTTTCTAAGG AATGCCTTTCCATATGGAACACAAAATTTCAAACATTACAGACTTCAAAAGAGCTACCACAAGGGACCAGTGGACAA ctcTGGTATTATGGGGAAAATTTGTTTATGTTACACGGGAAGTTTCTAACTGTGATTCCATACAAGTGTGAAGTTTCATCATTGGCAGGTGCCCTGGGGAAACTCAAGCATGATCAAAATCAAG aCCTTCAGGCCATGCCCCATTTTGCAAACTGGGAAGCCTCTCAGGAATTGGGATTTGGATCCTACAAGTCAGAGCCGTCAAGGAAAATG GtaaggagaaggaaaatggaaaCACATTTGCAGCCAGAAGGCCCAGCATGTGAACAACTTTTATCAGCCATAAAG AAAGCTTCTGAGAAACATATTGAAGTAGAACTGCGCAAATTTCTGGCTAAGTGGACCCCTGACTTCCATAGTGTCATCGGAGACTTAGTAacaggacttctgggaagatgtaaAGCAGAACCATCCTTTTATCCTCGGAACTGCCTCATGCTGCTCATCCAAACTCGTGTGCTTTCCTACAG CTTGTGTCCCGGATTAATGGAGCTTGCCTTAGAACAAACAGATGTGCAGATGTTACAGCTCTGTCTACAGCAGTTCCCTGACGTTCCTGAGTCAGTCACCTGTGCTTGCTTAAAAGTTTTCTTGAG TGATACTGTACAagatgagaaaatggaagagCAAACTAAAATCCTTCAAAACGGCTTCAATCGGGAAGACAGCAGCTGCAGTAACTGTAACCAGGAGTTAAATAAAAAGCCCCAGGGGGCAGCAAATGCGACCACCTCATGCCCTGTGACCCCGAAGAGAGCAGCTCTGCT AAATGCAATTCTTCACTCAGCATACAGCGAGCCATTTCTTCTGCCACACTTGAAGGACATCCCTGCCAAACACATCACT ctATTTCTCCAGTATCTGTATTTCCTTTATCTGAAGTGCAGTGGAAATGCTCCCATGACTCTTCCTGGAACACACCCTCCAACCCTGAGCCAG ATCATGGATTGGATATGCCTTCTCCTAGATGCTAATTTTACTGTTGTCCTAATGATACCAGAAGCAAAAAGGTTACTGATAAATCTTTACAAGTTTGTGAAGTCCCAG ATAAGTGTCTATTCTGAGCTCAACAAGATAGAAGTAAGTTTTCGAGAGCTACAGAAATTGaatcaagagaagaaaaatagagatttATATTCAATTGAAGTGCTGGAACTCTTCTGA